A single region of the Gracilibacillus caseinilyticus genome encodes:
- a CDS encoding ABC transporter substrate-binding protein, translating to MFKTLSKIMVLLLVTLGLLAACSSGESNDPDKTTLTFWNRLPELTTQFEDFIATFEEEHPDIQIDMQTLGASGNQQYQTAIKNNELPDIFVTANVTSLQNLVDQDLLHNLNDVVTPEVKEEFYPGVWSENFTTIGEDIYQLPLNSGKSSILMYYNKDVLKEYGISEEQIPSTWDEMLEVGKDIYDQSGGGVYGLIMGAEANWLSDMTINQMATNITPDVHPSIDVARQLNYKTGNPDFLNDGNVETIEYLKTLMDENVLSPSSVEYNESTAIANFAAGKSAFYFDGNWAGSVIMNDEEGPGFENWGVAPMPTKDGGAYYSDMVAKEGLMVSNNTEHWEEVQTFLSYFIENGYQDVIVESGAHEPPMDLEVSDPPFEQYNKINEINGENSIATPSIYEKNSDTIGFIQDYQGGLSYSTGSILAGYLQGEVSDPSAELEKAQEEAQNVFDENLEKYENVNQSDFVFDDWVPFEPYTTE from the coding sequence ATGTTTAAAACTTTATCTAAAATAATGGTATTACTACTTGTTACATTAGGTCTACTTGCAGCATGCAGTTCAGGAGAAAGCAATGATCCTGACAAAACGACATTAACTTTTTGGAATCGTTTACCCGAATTGACGACACAGTTTGAAGATTTTATCGCTACATTTGAAGAAGAACATCCTGACATTCAAATTGATATGCAAACGTTAGGTGCATCAGGTAATCAACAATATCAGACAGCTATCAAAAATAATGAATTACCGGATATTTTTGTTACAGCCAATGTTACTTCACTACAGAACTTAGTGGACCAAGACTTGTTACACAATTTAAATGATGTGGTCACACCCGAAGTGAAGGAGGAATTCTATCCAGGGGTGTGGAGTGAGAACTTTACCACGATTGGTGAAGATATTTACCAGCTTCCACTTAACTCTGGGAAAAGTTCTATTTTGATGTATTATAACAAGGATGTATTGAAAGAATATGGTATTTCAGAAGAACAAATTCCGTCTACTTGGGATGAGATGCTCGAAGTAGGTAAAGACATCTATGATCAATCAGGCGGAGGCGTTTACGGCTTGATTATGGGGGCAGAAGCAAATTGGTTATCCGATATGACGATAAATCAGATGGCCACCAATATAACCCCGGATGTTCATCCATCGATTGATGTTGCTCGTCAACTAAACTATAAAACTGGTAATCCTGATTTTTTGAATGATGGCAATGTGGAAACAATAGAATATTTAAAAACGTTAATGGACGAGAACGTGCTTTCTCCATCAAGCGTGGAGTATAACGAATCGACAGCAATTGCTAACTTTGCAGCAGGTAAATCTGCCTTCTATTTTGATGGAAACTGGGCAGGTTCAGTGATCATGAATGACGAAGAAGGACCAGGGTTCGAGAATTGGGGTGTCGCACCAATGCCGACGAAAGATGGTGGCGCCTATTACAGTGACATGGTTGCGAAAGAAGGTTTAATGGTATCGAATAATACTGAGCATTGGGAAGAGGTGCAGACTTTCTTAAGCTATTTCATTGAAAATGGATATCAGGATGTCATTGTCGAATCTGGTGCACATGAACCACCAATGGATCTAGAAGTAAGCGATCCTCCATTTGAACAATACAACAAAATCAACGAAATAAATGGTGAAAATAGTATTGCAACACCTAGCATTTATGAAAAAAACAGCGATACAATAGGGTTTATTCAAGATTATCAAGGTGGTTTGTCCTATAGTACAGGATCGATCCTGGCAGGTTATCTGCAAGGAGAAGTAAGCGATCCTAGTGCGGAACTGGAAAAAGCACAGGAAGAAGCGCAAAATGTATTTGATGAAAATCTCGAAAAATATGAAAATGTAAACCAATCTGATTTTGTATTTGATGATTGGGTGCCGTTTGAGCCATACACAACC
- a CDS encoding ROK family protein, with product MRNELYLCFDIGGTNVKYGVLDREGTFLFQDKYPTNRQDMAAFVDDFSNTVHTLSQSYQLTKIGISFPGFINPTTGFAQYAGAFEQLHGTNIVELLSKNVNIPIVIENDANCATLAEKIAGNAVNSDHFICITIGTGIGGGIFVNGGLVNGYGFKAGEFGLMIVNGMENGYHNMHEIASTSSFIQQYKQIKQLSDDVHVEGDEVFQSAKQDPKVNAMLQKWFQYVSFGIFNLAATLNPEKILIGGAISERPDLYERLEKTLMTIPSWTDIEAALVPCKHHNEAGMLGALYKCLKS from the coding sequence GTGAGGAATGAATTATACCTTTGTTTTGACATAGGTGGAACGAATGTCAAATATGGAGTGTTAGACAGAGAAGGAACCTTCCTTTTTCAAGATAAATATCCGACGAATCGGCAGGATATGGCAGCTTTTGTGGATGATTTCTCGAACACCGTTCATACTTTATCGCAAAGTTATCAACTTACAAAAATTGGCATCAGTTTTCCTGGGTTTATTAACCCAACTACTGGATTTGCCCAATATGCCGGTGCATTTGAGCAGTTACATGGGACAAATATTGTGGAATTACTATCGAAAAACGTGAATATCCCAATTGTGATAGAAAATGATGCCAACTGTGCGACATTGGCAGAAAAAATTGCAGGTAATGCGGTGAATAGTGATCATTTTATCTGTATTACCATTGGTACAGGTATTGGTGGTGGTATCTTTGTAAATGGTGGGCTTGTGAATGGATATGGCTTTAAGGCAGGCGAATTTGGTTTGATGATTGTTAATGGCATGGAGAATGGTTATCACAATATGCATGAAATTGCTTCGACCAGTTCATTTATTCAACAATACAAACAGATCAAACAATTATCAGATGATGTGCATGTAGAGGGCGATGAAGTGTTTCAATCAGCAAAACAGGATCCTAAAGTGAATGCCATGCTTCAAAAATGGTTTCAATATGTAAGCTTTGGGATTTTCAACCTGGCTGCAACTTTGAATCCGGAAAAAATCTTAATCGGTGGTGCGATCAGTGAGCGTCCAGATCTGTATGAACGACTAGAGAAAACGTTGATGACCATCCCTTCCTGGACGGATATTGAAGCGGCATTAGTTCCCTGTAAACATCATAATGAAGCAGGAATGTTGGGTGCGCTGTACAAATGCTTGAAATCATAA
- a CDS encoding ABC transporter substrate-binding protein — MTRKLSFLWLSVVFILSALFLAACSDDQDTSSTDSDNGEESDGGSEEPVTLSFFSADGVEKSFDDPVAQKITEKTGVKLELDYPVGGNDEAIPLMIASGDYPDLIFAKGDIGKLIEAGGVIKLDELIEEKGDNLKAMYGDQIDRLRRSLDDPSIYTVGTNGVETAFWETSGTFQVQLDVLRELGYPEITTLDELEAALTEYYEKYPEIDGQKTLPLSLLGSDWRWLITVGNPAGFAAGLQDDGQWAVNDETGETTYKFLLPEFKEYFKWLNGMNDKGLLDPESFTHTYDTYISKISSGRVLSVADQNWNFADADKALIADGKEWRTYAPLPVTISEEQTSKALKDYGFSGGWGIAISSTSEHQEKAFEFLDWMASEEAQILVNWGVEGENYDIVDGKRVMQEDDLERMQSDADYGKETGVGFYVYPFPQWGNGAVDSNGQSITPNTEQQIIDNFTETENEVLAEYGMENWVDWFPPTEELGISNHGAAYNFTIESGSDLEIIQQKADDLTQQRITQAILGDPADFDATWDAMIQELEDMNIEQANEAMTEKTKNTMELWGTN, encoded by the coding sequence ATGACGAGAAAGTTATCTTTCTTATGGTTATCTGTAGTATTTATCCTTTCTGCACTATTTTTGGCCGCTTGCAGTGATGATCAGGACACAAGCAGCACGGATAGTGATAATGGCGAAGAAAGTGATGGTGGAAGTGAAGAACCGGTAACATTATCGTTCTTCAGTGCAGATGGTGTAGAGAAGTCCTTTGATGATCCAGTAGCCCAAAAGATTACAGAGAAAACGGGTGTGAAATTGGAGTTGGACTATCCGGTTGGCGGAAACGATGAAGCAATTCCTTTGATGATTGCCAGTGGAGACTATCCAGATTTAATTTTTGCGAAAGGTGATATCGGAAAGCTGATTGAAGCTGGCGGTGTCATAAAATTAGATGAGCTAATTGAGGAAAAAGGTGACAATCTGAAAGCGATGTATGGTGATCAGATTGATCGACTGCGCAGATCTTTGGATGACCCTAGTATCTACACTGTAGGGACTAATGGGGTAGAAACTGCTTTTTGGGAAACAAGTGGTACATTCCAGGTTCAACTGGATGTTTTGCGTGAACTTGGTTATCCTGAAATTACTACATTAGATGAGTTAGAAGCGGCATTGACAGAATACTATGAAAAGTATCCAGAAATTGATGGTCAGAAAACACTTCCATTATCATTGTTAGGTAGTGACTGGCGTTGGTTGATCACAGTTGGGAACCCAGCAGGATTTGCCGCAGGCCTTCAGGACGATGGTCAATGGGCTGTAAATGATGAAACAGGTGAAACTACTTATAAGTTCTTATTACCTGAATTTAAAGAGTATTTTAAATGGTTGAATGGTATGAATGATAAAGGACTTTTAGATCCAGAATCATTTACCCATACGTATGATACGTATATTTCGAAAATATCTTCTGGTCGTGTATTATCTGTCGCTGATCAAAACTGGAACTTTGCAGATGCAGATAAAGCGCTGATTGCAGATGGTAAAGAATGGAGAACCTATGCGCCACTTCCAGTAACAATCAGTGAAGAACAGACTTCAAAAGCCTTAAAAGATTATGGATTTTCTGGGGGATGGGGTATAGCCATTTCATCTACAAGTGAACATCAAGAAAAAGCATTCGAGTTCTTAGACTGGATGGCTTCTGAGGAAGCACAAATTCTTGTTAACTGGGGTGTTGAAGGCGAAAATTATGACATTGTTGATGGTAAACGTGTCATGCAGGAAGATGATCTGGAACGTATGCAAAGCGATGCTGATTACGGAAAAGAAACTGGTGTAGGATTCTATGTATATCCATTCCCTCAATGGGGTAATGGTGCGGTTGATTCAAATGGTCAATCAATTACACCGAATACCGAGCAACAAATTATCGATAATTTTACAGAGACCGAAAACGAAGTGTTAGCAGAATACGGTATGGAAAACTGGGTGGATTGGTTCCCGCCAACAGAAGAACTTGGAATTTCTAATCACGGAGCCGCGTACAATTTTACGATCGAATCAGGCAGTGATCTAGAAATCATCCAGCAAAAAGCGGACGATTTAACACAACAAAGAATTACACAGGCAATTCTTGGTGATCCGGCAGACTTTGATGCAACATGGGATGCGATGATTCAAGAATTAGAAGATATGAATATTGAGCAAGCAAACGAAGCAATGACGGAAAAAACAAAAAATACAATGGAGCTTTGGGGTACGAACTAA
- a CDS encoding carbohydrate ABC transporter permease — protein MKKKKWTPFDIILTFFMLIVVVVTLYPFLNILAISFNDAVDTARGGIHIWPREFTLANYQEIFGSNDRLLQAFTMSVLRTVVGTVAGIIASTMLAYVLSRRDFVFNGLVGFLLVLTMFISGGLIPEYLLIRKLGLINEFGVYIWPMLLSAFNVIIIRSFMDNLPPALEESAKMDGANDFVIFLRIIIPLCLPVIATIALFLAVMQWNSWFDTYLYARGNEALTTLQFELMKIIDNANISSGDINNQNAQVIAGQTSPQSIKMAITIIATVPILAVYPFLQKYFVTGLTIGAVKS, from the coding sequence ATGAAAAAAAAGAAATGGACACCTTTTGATATTATCTTAACTTTCTTCATGTTAATTGTAGTTGTTGTCACATTGTATCCGTTTTTAAATATTTTAGCGATTTCATTTAATGATGCGGTTGATACTGCCAGAGGTGGCATTCATATTTGGCCAAGAGAATTTACGTTAGCCAATTATCAAGAGATTTTCGGAAGTAATGACCGGTTACTGCAAGCATTTACTATGTCAGTGTTAAGAACAGTAGTGGGTACAGTAGCAGGTATTATTGCGAGTACGATGCTAGCATATGTGTTAAGCAGAAGAGATTTTGTCTTTAATGGTTTAGTTGGTTTCTTGTTGGTCTTAACAATGTTCATCAGTGGTGGGTTAATTCCTGAGTATTTATTAATCCGTAAATTAGGGTTAATTAATGAATTTGGTGTTTATATTTGGCCAATGTTATTGTCAGCATTCAATGTTATAATCATCCGCTCTTTTATGGATAATTTACCTCCAGCATTAGAAGAATCTGCAAAAATGGACGGTGCGAATGACTTTGTTATTTTTCTGAGAATTATAATTCCGTTGTGCTTGCCGGTTATTGCAACTATCGCACTGTTCCTGGCAGTTATGCAATGGAACAGCTGGTTTGATACGTATTTATATGCAAGAGGTAATGAAGCGCTGACTACGTTGCAATTTGAATTGATGAAGATCATTGACAATGCCAATATATCGAGTGGTGATATCAATAATCAAAATGCCCAGGTAATAGCGGGTCAAACAAGTCCACAATCAATTAAAATGGCAATTACCATTATTGCCACAGTTCCTATTTTAGCCGTATATCCATTCTTACAGAAATACTTTGTAACCGGTTTAACGATAGGTGCTGTAAAAAGCTAG
- a CDS encoding ABC transporter permease, translated as MGQVDSVQDTQQNLPESNSPLKTQVKPGLFSKNKKKAPKPPVHGGFWKRLSKQKALLCMSIPFVAWLIIFKYIPVAGWMMAFQDYKPQFGLFDQEWVGLKHFKDLFNEPMFYRALENTLGMGILGLVFGTLSAIAFALFLNELRFVALKKWTQTISYLPHFVSWVIVANIVITMLSTDGFINNFLEGVGLIDNPINFMAEPGLFWGIVTATDVWKETGWNAIIYLAAMAGVDPQLYEAAKVDGASRLRQMWHITLPSIRSVIIVLLILNIGNLINIGFEKQMLLGNNIVYEKSIVIDLYALDYGIGMFRYSFGTAIGIFKSVVSVILILICNGIAKRIGEGRVF; from the coding sequence ATGGGCCAAGTTGATAGTGTGCAAGATACACAACAGAATCTACCTGAATCAAACTCGCCTTTAAAGACGCAGGTTAAACCAGGGCTTTTCTCCAAAAATAAGAAGAAAGCACCTAAGCCACCTGTTCATGGGGGATTTTGGAAAAGGTTAAGTAAGCAAAAGGCGTTATTATGTATGTCGATACCTTTTGTTGCATGGTTAATTATCTTTAAGTACATTCCAGTGGCAGGCTGGATGATGGCTTTTCAAGATTATAAGCCACAGTTTGGCTTGTTTGATCAGGAATGGGTAGGGCTGAAACACTTTAAAGATTTATTTAATGAACCGATGTTCTACCGTGCGTTGGAAAATACGTTAGGAATGGGAATTTTAGGTCTCGTCTTCGGAACGCTTTCAGCAATTGCTTTTGCTTTGTTTCTAAATGAATTGCGTTTTGTTGCTTTGAAGAAGTGGACACAAACGATCTCGTATTTACCCCACTTTGTTTCCTGGGTAATTGTAGCAAACATCGTGATTACCATGCTTTCAACAGATGGGTTTATCAATAACTTTTTAGAAGGAGTTGGACTTATTGATAATCCGATTAATTTCATGGCAGAACCAGGGTTGTTCTGGGGAATTGTAACCGCTACCGATGTATGGAAGGAAACCGGTTGGAATGCAATTATTTATTTAGCCGCGATGGCCGGGGTAGATCCACAGCTATATGAAGCAGCAAAAGTCGATGGCGCGAGCAGACTTCGTCAAATGTGGCATATTACGTTGCCAAGTATCCGATCTGTCATTATTGTACTTCTCATTTTAAACATTGGTAACTTAATTAATATTGGTTTTGAGAAGCAGATGCTACTCGGTAATAATATCGTTTATGAGAAATCGATAGTCATTGACTTATACGCATTAGATTACGGGATCGGGATGTTCCGCTATTCATTTGGTACAGCGATCGGGATATTTAAGTCCGTTGTCAGTGTGATTTTGATCCTGATTTGTAACGGTATTGCAAAACGAATTGGTGAAGGTAGAGTGTTCTAG
- a CDS encoding bile acid:sodium symporter family protein, with protein sequence MKVLQKISSFAGNTFAVWVVLFAILSFLAPSGFTWLAEFITPLLGIIMFGMGLTLSADDFKEAFKRPKEVAIGVAGQFVIMPLLAFALVSIFPVSTEVAVGVILVGCCPGGTSSNVMTYLSKGDTALSVSITAVSTILAPVLTPALIYLFASQWLEVSAGSLFVSIVQIVLVPILLGLLVKALLKEKVEAGIKAIPLVSVIGIVAIVAAVVSVNQEQIAETGLFIFLLVVLHNTLGYLVGYGLGKVMRMEPKQQKAVSIEVGMQNSGLGASLAAAHFNPLSAVPSAIFSVWHNISGPIIATIFRKLQEKEENRNK encoded by the coding sequence ATGAAAGTTTTACAAAAAATCAGTAGTTTTGCAGGAAACACTTTTGCTGTTTGGGTTGTACTTTTTGCCATTTTATCTTTTCTTGCACCTTCAGGGTTTACCTGGCTGGCAGAATTTATCACACCATTGTTAGGTATCATTATGTTTGGCATGGGGTTAACATTGTCAGCGGATGATTTTAAAGAGGCGTTTAAGCGTCCGAAAGAGGTAGCGATTGGTGTGGCTGGACAATTTGTAATAATGCCACTACTCGCATTCGCACTTGTATCGATATTTCCTGTTTCAACAGAAGTAGCGGTAGGTGTCATTTTAGTTGGTTGTTGTCCTGGCGGGACTTCTTCGAATGTCATGACTTATTTATCAAAAGGCGACACAGCATTGTCCGTTTCGATTACCGCGGTATCTACCATACTGGCACCTGTTCTGACACCGGCACTGATTTATCTTTTTGCCAGCCAGTGGTTAGAAGTATCTGCAGGATCTTTATTTGTATCGATCGTACAAATTGTGTTAGTACCGATCTTGCTAGGGTTGCTTGTAAAAGCATTATTAAAGGAAAAGGTAGAAGCAGGGATAAAAGCTATTCCGTTAGTATCCGTGATTGGGATAGTAGCCATTGTTGCAGCAGTAGTCAGTGTAAATCAAGAACAAATTGCTGAAACGGGACTATTTATTTTCTTGCTAGTTGTTCTTCATAATACACTAGGTTATTTAGTGGGTTATGGGCTTGGAAAAGTAATGAGAATGGAACCGAAACAACAAAAGGCAGTCTCCATAGAAGTAGGTATGCAAAACTCAGGGCTTGGAGCCTCACTCGCTGCCGCACATTTCAATCCATTGTCAGCCGTACCAAGTGCGATCTTTAGCGTATGGCATAATATCTCAGGACCGATTATCGCAACGATTTTTCGGAAGTTGCAGGAGAAGGAAGAGAACAGAAATAAATAA
- a CDS encoding YvrJ family protein, giving the protein MMDDTSITNLISNVGFPIVITLYLLYRFEMRLKKLEDAIWQLGIEIKGGIKSKNE; this is encoded by the coding sequence ATGATGGATGATACAAGTATCACAAACCTTATATCAAATGTAGGGTTTCCCATTGTCATCACGCTTTATTTATTATACCGATTTGAAATGAGGTTAAAAAAATTAGAAGATGCTATTTGGCAACTCGGAATAGAAATCAAAGGAGGAATCAAATCAAAAAATGAATAA
- a CDS encoding RNA polymerase sigma factor — protein MNYATAILESSNPIVKNFVNNPEFKNVVNGFLINPCEDNLNEINLAFKKYFLKIKSIAYFSKITFFEVQRLDKNIRSINEKSPLILDAPIKNDSSMTLKDTAIAEKTQNLKNECNIDIEFDKAWNNLTKKQQVIIYYHYFEGYKDLEIASIMKVSPQAISKSKKQGLKKLRMVLDDG, from the coding sequence GTGAATTATGCAACAGCTATATTGGAGAGTTCCAACCCTATTGTAAAAAACTTTGTAAATAATCCTGAATTCAAAAACGTAGTAAACGGTTTCCTTATTAACCCCTGTGAGGATAACTTGAATGAGATCAATCTGGCTTTTAAAAAATATTTCTTAAAAATAAAATCTATTGCTTATTTTTCGAAAATAACTTTCTTTGAAGTTCAACGTTTGGACAAGAATATCCGATCCATTAATGAAAAATCCCCTCTTATATTAGATGCACCCATAAAGAATGATAGTAGTATGACATTAAAAGATACTGCAATTGCAGAAAAAACACAAAACTTAAAAAATGAATGTAATATAGATATTGAATTTGACAAAGCTTGGAATAATTTAACGAAAAAACAACAGGTAATTATTTATTATCACTACTTTGAAGGGTACAAGGATCTAGAAATTGCTAGCATAATGAAAGTATCACCGCAAGCGATTTCAAAGTCCAAAAAGCAAGGATTAAAAAAATTGAGGATGGTGTTAGATGATGGATGA